From one Verrucomicrobiota bacterium genomic stretch:
- a CDS encoding YebC/PmpR family DNA-binding transcriptional regulator: MSGHSKWATTKRHKAAVDSKRGKLFSILSKEIAIAVRDGGKDPEFNPRLRTVIQKAKAANMPAENVKKAIQKGTGEIPGVVIEELIYEGYGPAGVGMIVEVTTDNKNRTVSDVRSTFSKCGGNMAGAGALAFSFQRKGQFIIGHDKVAEDKLMEIALEAGAEDVKTEDDCYEVLCAVADFDTVARALEEAGIEVESLELAYIPNNTIMIEDLDIAKKVLRMVERLEDLDDVKNVFANYEIAEALMDQLGEEA; the protein is encoded by the coding sequence ATGTCAGGGCATAGTAAGTGGGCAACGACGAAGCGCCACAAGGCTGCCGTCGATTCGAAACGCGGTAAACTCTTTAGTATTCTCAGCAAGGAAATTGCGATCGCCGTTCGGGATGGCGGTAAGGATCCCGAATTTAATCCGCGGCTCCGAACGGTCATTCAAAAAGCCAAGGCCGCAAACATGCCCGCGGAAAACGTTAAAAAAGCGATTCAAAAGGGGACCGGTGAAATTCCAGGAGTTGTTATCGAGGAGCTCATTTACGAGGGTTATGGTCCCGCAGGCGTCGGGATGATCGTCGAAGTTACAACGGATAACAAAAACCGGACAGTTTCGGATGTCCGCAGTACCTTCAGTAAATGTGGGGGTAATATGGCGGGAGCCGGAGCGTTGGCCTTTAGCTTCCAACGCAAGGGACAGTTTATTATCGGTCACGATAAAGTCGCCGAAGATAAGCTCATGGAAATTGCTCTCGAAGCCGGTGCCGAGGACGTCAAAACGGAGGATGATTGCTATGAGGTGCTTTGTGCAGTTGCGGATTTTGATACCGTAGCACGTGCATTAGAAGAGGCGGGTATTGAGGTCGAATCGTTAGAGTTGGCCTATATCCCCAATAACACAATCATGATCGAGGATCTCGATATTGCGAAAAAGGTTTTGCGGATGGTCGAGCGTCTCGAGGACCTCGATGATGTTAAAAACGTCTTTGCGAATTACGAGATTGCGGAGGCTTTGATGGATCAATTGGGTGAGGAAGCGTAG
- a CDS encoding sodium-translocating pyrophosphatase yields MIPGYFWLIPLSAVFVLYVAGRLFRMMKSEAPGTERMIEIATYVHRGALAYLKQQYKVVGLVFLLIAGFLSLLAYRFHLQNHWVPFAFITAGVCSGLAGFIGMQTATQASSRAAFAASHSLNDGLRVAFRSGAVMGLTVVGLALLDYSFWFVVLNLFDTDPADSVNRMITLTGTMLTFAMGASLQALFARVGGGIFTKAADVGADLVGKVEEGIPEDDPRNPATIADNVGDNVGDVAGMGADLYESYYGAMLAAAALGASAFARGSIVMQMKAILAPLLIGAVGAVLSVIGIFVVRTKEDASSLDLLKALGRGIKLSGLFILVAVFLIFKLLGFENALGLWGAVAVGLIAGEIIGKSSEYYTSQAYFPTRNVAEQSQTGPATVIISGIGVGMLSTVIPVIIVAVGTLTAFYLAQNIGPERDTIMGLYGVAIAAVGMLSTLGITMATDAYGPIADNAGGNAEMSGLGEEVRHRTDALDALGNTTAATGKGFAIGSAALTALALLASYVSAIKSGLIASGTQYLVLNGNVLDVPTLSLEDIIAYFQINLLNPRVLMGLFIGSMLAFVFCGLSINAVGRAAASMVEEVRRQFREIPGIMENKAVPNYAQCVKISTSAAQREMLLPSLLAIFSPIIVGIVLRVAGVVGLLAGAVSTGFVLAIFMANSGGTWDNAKKYIEEGAMGGKGSPAYKAAVIGDTVGDPFKDTAGPSLNILIKLMSIVSLVVVGVTLAFEKII; encoded by the coding sequence ATGATACCAGGTTATTTTTGGCTGATTCCGCTTTCGGCGGTATTTGTGTTATATGTTGCGGGACGCCTATTCCGGATGATGAAGTCCGAGGCACCGGGTACCGAGCGCATGATTGAGATCGCAACCTACGTTCATCGCGGGGCGCTCGCGTATTTGAAGCAGCAATATAAGGTGGTTGGTCTGGTATTTCTCCTAATTGCGGGATTTTTGTCGCTGCTAGCATATCGTTTTCACCTTCAGAATCATTGGGTGCCATTTGCATTCATTACAGCTGGTGTTTGTTCTGGTTTAGCGGGATTTATCGGGATGCAAACCGCGACACAAGCTTCTTCCCGTGCAGCCTTTGCGGCTTCACATTCATTGAACGATGGATTGCGCGTCGCATTCCGGAGTGGGGCCGTGATGGGGCTTACGGTTGTCGGCCTCGCGCTTTTGGACTATTCTTTTTGGTTCGTCGTTCTGAATTTATTTGATACCGATCCGGCAGATAGCGTGAATCGGATGATTACATTAACTGGGACGATGCTTACCTTTGCGATGGGAGCTTCGTTACAAGCTTTGTTTGCACGTGTTGGTGGTGGGATTTTTACTAAAGCGGCCGATGTCGGAGCGGATCTTGTTGGAAAAGTCGAAGAGGGAATCCCGGAGGATGACCCACGAAATCCGGCTACGATAGCCGATAATGTCGGTGATAACGTCGGCGATGTCGCGGGTATGGGTGCCGATTTGTATGAATCGTACTACGGGGCGATGCTTGCGGCGGCGGCGCTTGGGGCCTCGGCATTTGCGCGTGGCAGCATCGTGATGCAGATGAAAGCCATTTTAGCGCCTCTGTTGATTGGTGCCGTTGGAGCGGTACTTTCGGTAATTGGAATTTTCGTCGTCCGAACGAAGGAAGATGCGTCGAGTTTAGACCTCCTCAAAGCGCTTGGTCGCGGCATTAAACTCAGCGGCCTATTTATTCTTGTTGCGGTATTTTTGATTTTTAAACTGTTGGGGTTTGAGAATGCCCTTGGCCTTTGGGGTGCTGTTGCAGTAGGTTTAATTGCGGGTGAGATCATTGGAAAGTCGTCGGAGTACTACACTTCTCAGGCCTATTTCCCAACGCGAAATGTTGCGGAACAATCGCAAACAGGGCCCGCGACCGTTATCATTAGTGGGATCGGTGTTGGTATGTTGTCGACAGTTATTCCGGTTATTATCGTCGCCGTCGGGACTCTAACGGCGTTTTATCTTGCACAGAATATCGGTCCGGAGCGTGATACGATCATGGGCCTGTACGGAGTTGCCATCGCCGCGGTTGGTATGTTGTCGACCTTAGGTATTACGATGGCGACCGATGCCTACGGACCAATCGCCGATAATGCGGGTGGAAATGCAGAGATGAGCGGACTCGGAGAAGAGGTGCGTCATCGTACAGATGCGCTTGATGCTCTGGGAAATACAACTGCGGCAACAGGTAAGGGCTTTGCGATTGGTTCTGCGGCGTTGACGGCCCTAGCGCTTTTGGCGTCGTATGTTAGTGCGATTAAGAGTGGCCTTATTGCTTCGGGGACGCAGTACCTTGTGCTCAATGGAAATGTTTTAGATGTCCCAACGCTTAGTCTCGAGGATATCATTGCGTATTTTCAGATTAATTTATTGAACCCGCGGGTACTCATGGGGCTCTTTATTGGATCGATGTTGGCCTTTGTTTTTTGCGGTCTATCGATTAATGCTGTTGGGCGTGCAGCGGCAAGCATGGTGGAGGAAGTACGTCGACAATTCCGCGAAATTCCAGGCATCATGGAGAATAAAGCCGTCCCAAACTATGCTCAATGTGTCAAAATTTCGACCTCGGCCGCTCAGCGCGAAATGCTGTTACCGTCGTTATTAGCGATCTTTTCGCCGATTATCGTCGGGATTGTCTTGCGTGTCGCTGGTGTTGTCGGTCTTCTTGCAGGTGCCGTCTCGACGGGCTTTGTTTTAGCGATCTTCATGGCCAATTCCGGTGGAACCTGGGATAACGCCAAAAAATATATCGAGGAAGGTGCGATGGGTGGCAAGGGCTCTCCGGCATACAAGGCCGCTGTGATCGGTGATACCGTGGGCGATCCGTTCAAAGATACCGCAGGTCCGAGCCTTAATATCCTCATCAAGCTCATGTCGATCGTTTCGCTCGTAGTTGTCGGTGTAACGCTTGCGTTTGAGAAAATTATCTAG
- a CDS encoding CPBP family intramembrane metalloprotease, with protein sequence MKSDLFVRLLFYYLCSLVIAAILTPLVFHGALFWEAHWPSPTLAHWIGKGFGVFFERIRLGALLLFLPSLWYQYRQQPIFSPKSEKTSVTFFCYALIGAVLVLILCGWVVISNRPDNNILFQKLTPYFVVKSFLGALVVAVLEEWIFRGMIFQSLRMHCPQIIAIIFSSLIFAYLHFRPAPIVQQDIGLWSGFQYLYSYLFETVFSIRWAQFGLLFSFGFLLAAITSTTQTLKAAIGLHFGTVFTLMLLRQALIYNDHAAVFNVNTMISMPLAYVLIYVFSAYFLTKKAR encoded by the coding sequence GTGAAATCCGATCTATTCGTCCGGTTGCTTTTTTATTATCTCTGTTCGCTCGTTATTGCCGCCATTTTAACACCCTTGGTTTTTCATGGCGCTCTGTTCTGGGAAGCTCATTGGCCATCGCCTACCTTAGCACACTGGATCGGTAAAGGTTTTGGAGTTTTTTTCGAACGTATTCGTCTCGGTGCATTGCTTTTATTTCTCCCCTCTCTATGGTATCAATACCGGCAGCAACCGATCTTCTCCCCAAAATCAGAAAAAACTTCTGTAACGTTTTTTTGCTATGCGCTTATTGGAGCGGTTTTAGTACTCATTCTCTGCGGCTGGGTTGTAATTTCTAATCGCCCTGATAACAACATCCTTTTTCAGAAATTAACACCGTACTTTGTGGTTAAATCCTTCCTTGGGGCACTCGTTGTCGCAGTCTTAGAAGAGTGGATTTTCCGCGGGATGATTTTTCAGTCGCTGCGTATGCACTGTCCCCAAATCATCGCGATTATTTTTTCGTCGCTTATTTTTGCTTACTTACACTTCCGCCCCGCTCCCATTGTCCAACAAGATATCGGCCTTTGGAGCGGGTTCCAGTATCTTTACTCTTACCTCTTTGAAACCGTTTTCTCGATCCGATGGGCACAATTTGGGCTATTGTTTTCCTTTGGATTTTTGCTCGCAGCTATCACTTCAACAACGCAAACTCTAAAGGCCGCCATTGGATTGCACTTCGGTACCGTCTTTACGCTTATGTTATTACGGCAGGCCCTGATATACAACGACCATGCCGCTGTCTTCAACGTCAATACAATGATCTCGATGCCCCTAGCGTACGTACTAATCTACGTTTTCAGCGCATACTTTTTGACGAAAAAGGCTAGATAA
- a CDS encoding NAD-dependent epimerase/dehydratase family protein, which translates to MKVLVTGGGGFLGCHIIELLQHRGYDIRAMGRHKQPVLESRGVTFMTGDVSFLEDIERAVDGVDAVFHVAGRARMDMDYQAYYNTHVVGTKNVVSSCEKYGVSRLVLTSSPAVVFNGRDFSGDDESLPLQKHYHWPYVTTKAQAEAHVLAHNSARLKTVAIRPHLMLGEGDPHLIPNVLRRARRQQLKIVGDGENLVDITFVKNAAHAHLLAFDALERGVAGGKAYFIGQERPVKLWSLINMILESVGLEKVQEHISFRRAYWAGLAMEVFYKLFLRLKMPPMTRMLATVLSKNHYFSHERAYRDLGYTPLITIEQGLAELIQGLRLRRKLGLKK; encoded by the coding sequence ATGAAGGTTTTGGTTACCGGTGGGGGCGGTTTTCTCGGTTGCCACATCATCGAGTTACTGCAACACCGCGGGTATGATATCCGTGCGATGGGTCGTCACAAACAGCCGGTCCTCGAGTCTCGCGGCGTCACTTTCATGACCGGTGATGTATCCTTCTTGGAAGACATCGAGCGTGCCGTCGACGGTGTTGATGCCGTTTTTCATGTTGCGGGTCGTGCGAGGATGGACATGGATTACCAGGCCTACTACAATACGCACGTCGTTGGAACCAAAAACGTTGTCAGCTCGTGTGAAAAGTATGGCGTTTCGAGGCTTGTTTTGACGAGTTCTCCTGCGGTTGTTTTTAACGGTCGTGACTTTTCTGGAGACGATGAATCGCTGCCACTCCAAAAACACTACCATTGGCCGTATGTTACGACAAAAGCGCAAGCGGAGGCCCATGTTTTAGCGCACAATTCGGCACGGTTGAAGACGGTTGCCATTCGCCCCCATCTCATGCTCGGCGAGGGCGACCCCCATCTGATTCCTAATGTTTTACGGCGGGCACGACGGCAGCAGCTCAAAATTGTCGGTGATGGCGAAAATCTTGTCGATATCACATTCGTTAAAAATGCTGCACACGCACATCTTCTTGCATTTGATGCCTTGGAGCGGGGTGTTGCTGGCGGTAAGGCGTATTTCATCGGCCAAGAGCGGCCCGTAAAGCTTTGGTCTCTGATTAATATGATCTTAGAAAGTGTTGGACTGGAAAAGGTCCAGGAGCACATCTCGTTTCGCCGAGCATATTGGGCAGGGTTGGCGATGGAGGTGTTCTATAAGCTATTTTTGCGTCTCAAAATGCCACCCATGACGCGGATGTTGGCAACGGTTTTGAGTAAGAATCACTATTTTTCGCATGAGCGCGCGTACCGGGATTTGGGTTATACGCCGCTGATAACGATCGAACAGGGGCTCGCAGAGCTTATTCAGGGATTAAGATTACGACGAAAGTTAGGTCTCAAAAAGTGA